One bacterium DNA window includes the following coding sequences:
- the mtgA gene encoding monofunctional biosynthetic peptidoglycan transglycosylase, translating into MRSPFRLRLILAALAGIPLLLAAWVGVSILMLPSVAPLKKAGVSMTITVKDWHRKDHTFVVGPRNPRWTPYRAIPAALRKAVVASEDANFYSHEGVDYEAIREAIKADWRKGKFVHGGSTITQQLAKNLFLTREKTLIRKVKEIVLARRMDDALSKSRILELYLNVVELGPMVYGVGHAAHYYFGTHPSALTVRDCAFLAAMLPGPKVYNPYRRMDRVMRRTDRILRRMVSARMITREEYDAAISEVPNLAGIARKVEKTLETPGGGPLVIESPPAAETPEPGTPPVR; encoded by the coding sequence ATGCGATCGCCGTTCCGCCTTCGCTTGATCCTCGCCGCGCTCGCCGGTATTCCGCTTCTCCTCGCGGCGTGGGTCGGCGTCTCGATCCTCATGCTCCCGTCCGTCGCCCCCCTGAAGAAGGCGGGGGTTTCGATGACGATCACCGTGAAGGACTGGCACCGGAAGGACCACACGTTCGTGGTCGGGCCGAGGAATCCGCGCTGGACGCCGTACCGCGCGATCCCCGCCGCGCTGAGGAAGGCGGTCGTCGCCTCGGAGGACGCCAACTTCTACTCGCACGAGGGGGTGGACTACGAGGCGATCCGGGAGGCGATCAAGGCGGACTGGCGGAAGGGGAAGTTCGTCCACGGCGGGAGCACGATCACGCAGCAGCTGGCGAAGAACCTCTTCCTCACCCGGGAGAAGACGCTGATCCGGAAGGTCAAGGAGATCGTCCTCGCGCGGCGCATGGACGACGCGCTGTCGAAGTCTCGGATCCTCGAGCTGTACCTCAACGTGGTGGAGCTCGGGCCGATGGTGTACGGGGTCGGGCACGCCGCGCACTACTACTTCGGAACGCACCCCTCGGCACTGACGGTGCGGGATTGCGCGTTCCTCGCCGCCATGCTCCCGGGCCCGAAGGTCTACAACCCGTACCGGAGGATGGACCGGGTGATGCGGCGGACCGACCGGATCCTGCGGCGGATGGTCTCCGCGCGGATGATCACGAGGGAGGAGTACGACGCGGCGATCTCCGAGGTCCCGAACCTCGCGGGGATCGCGCGGAAGGTGGAGAAGACGCTGGAGACCCCTGGGGGCGGCCCGTTGGTGATCGAATCCCCACCCGCCGCGGAGACGCCGGAGCCCGGTACCCCCCCGGTCAGATGA